One window of Oncorhynchus masou masou isolate Uvic2021 chromosome 28, UVic_Omas_1.1, whole genome shotgun sequence genomic DNA carries:
- the zgc:114200 gene encoding gamma-secretase subunit Aph-1b-like yields the protein MTAAVFFGCAFIAFGPAFSLFIFTIAKDPLRVIILIAGAFFWLVSLLLSSLVWFIATKATNAQDLTLQKNLLIFGSIFSVILQEVFRFAYYRLLRKANEGLAAISEEDGPPLSVREMAYVAGLGFGIMSGAFSMINTLSDSLGPGTVGMFGDSQYYFITSALMTLALTMLHTFWGVVFFEGCERKRWWVIAVVLCVHLMVFSLSLLNPFYVGSILPVYAIMLLMAVWAFFSSGGSLHNITLLWTCRKSNAETSS from the exons ATGACTGCTGCAGTGTTTTTTGGGTGTGCGTTCATAGCGTTTGGGCCAGCGTTTTCCCTATTTATTTTCACTATCGCCAAAGACCCATTGCGAGTCATCATTCTAATTGCAGG agccTTCTTCTGGCTGGTGTCCTTACTGCTGTCCTCTCTGGTGTGGTTCATAGCCACAAAGGCCACCAATGCCCAGGACCTGACCCTGCAGAAAAACCTGCTCATATTTGGCAGTATTTTCTCAGTCATACTGCAGGAGGTGTTCCGCTTCGCATACTACAGGCTGCTCAG GAAGGCAAATGAAGGACTGGCAGCTATCAGTGAAGAAGACGGCCCCCCCCTTTCAGTCCGAGAAATGGCCTATG TGGCTGGGCTGGGCTTTGGCATCATGAGCGGAGCCTTCTCCATGATcaacactctctctgactctctgggCCCAGGGACAGTGGGCATGTTTGGAGACTCCCAGTACTACTTCATCACCTcag CCCTGATGACCCTGGCGCTGACGATGCTCCACACCTTCTGGGGGGTGGTGTTCTTTGAGGGCTGTGAGAGGAAGAGATGGTGGGTGATCGCTGTGGTGCTCTGTGTCCACCTGATGGTCTTCAGCCTG TCTCTGTTGAACCCGTTCTACGTGGGCAGCATTCTCCCGGTCTACGCCATCATGCTGCTGATGGCCGTCTGGGCCTTCTTCTCCTCCGGTGGCTCCCTGCACAATATCACTCTTCTCTGGACGT GTAGGAAAAGTAATGCAGAGACGTCGTCATAA